From one Musa acuminata AAA Group cultivar baxijiao chromosome BXJ2-6, Cavendish_Baxijiao_AAA, whole genome shotgun sequence genomic stretch:
- the LOC135615159 gene encoding ribonucleoside-diphosphate reductase small chain-like, whose product MPAMMPPAAAAQEVIAVGVDEGEMEPLLAENPDRFCMFPITYPSIWEFYKKAVASFWTAEEVDLSQDLSHWQDRLSADEHHFISHVLAFFAASDGIVLENLAARFMRDVQLPEARAFYGFQIAIENIHSEMYSLLLDTYIKDPGEKSRLFHAIDTVPPVARKAEWALRWIESSVSFAERLVAFACVEGVFFSGSFCAIFWLKKRGLMPGLTFSNELISRDEGLHCDFACLLYSLLRNKLSEYRVREIVADAVDIEREFVCNALPVALVGMNGDLMSQYIEFVADRLLGALGYDKLYGAANPFDWMELISLQGKTNFFEKRVGDYQKASVMSSLNGNGAIHVFKLDEDF is encoded by the coding sequence ATGCCTGCGATGATGCCCCCGGCCGCTGCCGCTCAAGAAGTAATAGCGGTAGGAGTTGACGAGGGTGAGATGGAGCCGCTGTTGGCGGAGAATCCGGACCGGTTCTGCATGTTTCCCATCACCTACCCGTCAATCTGGGAGTTCTACAAAAAGGCCGTGGCCTCCTTCTGGACGGCGGAGGAGGTGGACTTGTCCCAGGATCTCTCCCACTGGCAGGATCGTCTGTCCGCCGACGAGCACCACTTCATCTCCCATGTCCTCGCCTTTTTTGCCGCCTCCGATGGCATCGTCCTCGAGAACCTGGCGGCCCGGTTCATGCGCGACGTCCAGCTTCCTGAGGCCCGCGCCTTCTACGGCTTCCAGATCGCTATCGAGAACATCCACTCTGAGATGTATTCTCTCCTCCTCGACACGTACATCAAGGACCCCGGCGAGAAGTCCCGCCTCTTCCATGCCATTGACACCGTCCCTCCTGTCGCCCGCAAGGCCGAGTGGGCGCTACGCTGGATCGAATCCTCTGTCTCATTCGCCGAGCGCCTCGTTGCCTTCGCCTGCGTCGAGGGAGTCTTCTTCTCCGGCTCCTTCTGCGCCATCTTCTGGCTCAAGAAGCGAGGCCTCATGCCGGGTCTCACCTTCTCAAACGAGCTCATCTCCCGTGACGAGGGTCTCCACTgcgacttcgcctgcctcctctaCAGTCTTCTTCGCAACAAGCTCTCCGAGTACCGTGTCCGTGAAATCGTTGCCGATGCCGTTGACATCGAGCGGGAATTCGTCTGCAATGCCCTGCCGGTCGCCCTTGTCGGGATGAATGGCGACCTCATGAGTCAGTATATCGAGTTCGTGGCTGACCGCCTGCTTGGGGCGCTAGGTTACGACAAGTTGTACGGGGCGGCCAACCCCTTCGACTGGATGGAGCTCATCTCGCTGCAGGGGAAGACAAACTTCTTCGAGAAGAGGGTCGGCGACTACCAGAAGGCCTCGGTGATGTCGAGCTTGAACGGTAATGGAGCCATCCATGTGTTTAAGCTGGATGAGGATTTTTGA
- the LOC135613550 gene encoding uncharacterized protein LOC135613550: MDACMHADLSRSNEDACNDDRFNASGEDFSALQVERSGERRVLRATRSLVLRDPLKHVNVFHLLPCVPCDGRRLLLKSRPSSRRQRTASFNPRRLCLLSRGSRMGPLVLASQLAAGLGVLAGAAIVKSAMESGPMAGGLPRCATCNGTGRVACLCSRWSDGDVGCRSCVGSGMMLCRSCGGSGSGRPLPIQVPMRSTRSP, from the coding sequence atggatgcatgcatgcatgctgacTTGTCCCGGTCAAATGAAGATGCATGCAACGATGATCGGTTCAACGCCAGTGGTGAAGACTTTTCTGCACTCCAAGTGGAACGATCGGGGGAGAGGAGAGTGCTGAGAGCCACTCGATCATTGGTTCTTCGAGACCCACTCAAACACGTCAACGTGTTCCACCTACTCCCATGCGTTCCCTGCGATGGTCGTCGACTCCTCCTTAAAAGCAGGCCAAGCTCGCGGCGTCAGCGTACTGCTTCATTCAATCCTCGTCGCCTCTGCCTGCTGTCGAGAGGGAGTCGGATGGGTCCTCTGGTGCTGGCGTCTCAGTTGGCCGCCGGCCTGGGCGTGCTGGCCGGTGCGGCGATCGTGAAGTCGGCGATGGAGAGTGGCCCGATGGCCGGCGGGTTGCCACGGTGCGCGACGTGCAACGGGACGGGCCGCGTCGCGTGCCTATGCTCCAGGTGGTCCGACGGGGACGTCGGGTGCCGGTCCTGCGTCGGCTCCGGCATGATGCTGTGCCGGAGCTGCGGTGGATCGGGGTCCGGCCGGCCGCTCCCGATTCAAGTCCCGATGCGGTCCACCCGCTCTCCATGA
- the LOC103988627 gene encoding chlorophyll a-b binding protein 7, chloroplastic-like, translating into MSRDKSLRKPPSYLSKISPFRALNGCLPFSSSRYYQNQRSERASSMASVCASSSAVAAVASSQKNGAALAATKASFLGGGRKVRQGKWATKTARRAFSVSAAAVPERPLWFPGSTPPPWLDGSLPGDFGFDPLGLGSDPESLRWNQQAEIVHCRWAMLGAAGIFIPEFLTKIGILNTPSWYTAGQLEYFTDTTTLFVIELILIGWAEGRRWADIIKPGCVNTDPIFPNNKLTGTDVGYPGGFWFDPLGWGSGSPEKVKELRTKEIKNGRLAMLAVMGAWFQAIYTGTGPIDNLFAHLADPGHATVFAAFTPK; encoded by the exons ATGTCGCGAGATAAGAGCCTCAGGAAGCCGCCATCCTATCTCTCCAAGATAAGCCCATTCCGTGCATTAAACGGGTGCCTCCCGTTCTCCTCCTCTCGCTATTACCAGAACCAGAGATCGGAGAGAGCTTCTTCCATGGCTTCCGTCTGTGCTTCCTCCTCTGCAGTTGCAGCAGTCGCCAG TTCTCAGAAGAATGGAGCTGCTCTTGCCGCGACCAAGGCATCGTTCCTTGGTGGAGGAAGGAAGGTGAGGCAGGGAAAGTGGGCGACAAAAACTGCTCGCCGGGCCTTCTCGGTGTCCGCTGCAGCTGTGCCTGAGAGACCGCTTTGGTTCCCAGGCAGCACCCCTCCGCCATGGCTCGACGGCAG CCTCCCCGGAGACTTTGGCTTTGATCCCCTGGGCCTTGGATCCGACCCTGAGAGCCTGAGGTGGAACCAGCAGGCGGAGATCGTCCACTGCCGGTGGGCGATGCTGGGAGCCGCCGGAATCTTCATCCCGGAATTCCTCACAAAGATCGGCATCCTCAACACCCCTTCATGGTACACCGCCGGCCAGCTGGAGTACTTCACCGACACCACCACCCTCTTCGTCATCGAGCTCATCTTGATCGGATGGGCCGAGGGGAGACGGTGGGCGGACATCATCAAGCCCGGGTGCGTCAACACCGACCCCATCTTCCCCAACAACAAGCTCACCGGCACCGACGTCGGCTACCCCGGCGGCTTCTGGTTCGACCCCCTCGGCTGGGGCAGTGGCTCGCCGGAGAAGGTCAAGGAGCTAAGGACCAAGGAGATCAAGAACGGGAGACTCGCGATGCTGGCGGTGATGGGGGCGTGGTTCCAAGCCATCTACACCGGCACGGGTCCCATCGACAACCTCTTCGCCCACCTCGCCGATCCTGGCCATGCAACAGTGTTCGCT GCTTTCACCCCCAAGTGA